The following are encoded together in the Pseudodesulfovibrio indicus genome:
- the dnaE gene encoding DNA polymerase III subunit alpha produces the protein MAEFVHLHVHTEYSLLDGAIRINDLLTRAKDLGMPAVAITDHGSMYGAVTFYTEAKALGIKPIIGCEVYVAPGDLDDEEAHLRKEQGGGYHLVLLAKNQQGYKNLIKLVSIGYLDGFYYKPRVSKHLLKKYSEGLIALSACLAGEVPRKLMNEGVDAGAEMARIYESIFPGNFYLELQDNGIGKQTRLNELLVKCAEKTGLPLVATNDCHYLTAEDYEAHDTLLCIQTQTTVDAEKRFRMETRELYFKTPEEMERAFAHVPEAILNTQRIAEQCNLEIELGNYYFPHYELPEGVSMNEEFDRLCREGLKRRLATLTYEVDEDKYWKRLDYELGVIIQMGFPAYFLIVQDFINWAKDNRIPVGPGRGSAAGSIVAWSLKITNLDPIPYDLLFERFLNVERVSMPDIDVDFCERRRLEVVKYCAEKYGFDRVAQITTFGTMKTKAVIKDVGRALGMSFGETDRIAKLIPDDPGIMAKLLGVEKAKITVPNAVKGVTELDDMVATDPKVAKLIDISTRLEGLCRHASTHAAGVVISDKPMTEYLPLYKGKKGEIVTQFDMKKVEKVGLIKFDFLGLRTMTVIEDCLDIIREQGKKAPDLDTLALDDPATFAIFAKGDTDGIFQVESSGMRKYLRMLRPDCFEDIVAMLALYRPGPLGMIGAHGVSMVDEFIMRKHGDIEVTYPHPSLTDTLSPTYGVMVYQEQVMATAMTIANYSLGEGDLLRRAMGKKIAEEMAKQRSRFLEGARENKIDETVANEIFDTMEKFAAYGFNKSHSAAYALISYHTAYLKAHFPVEFMAALMSTEMNNTEKIIMYVNACRDMEIKVRQPDINAGQARFSVKDGEILFAMAAIKNVGEEAINEIAAERTENGPFKNIFDFCERVNLRRVTKRVLESLIKAGALDCFSCSRQALLEDLEKAVALGQKKAKEKESGMLNMLDMLGGGAKTEPAHTPTCSLCEEFDDREKLQLEKEVLGFFLSGHPLLAYRQDMHRLRTVTLEECKTIPNGTEVRVAVIIPDFKQFITRKGDPMAFCTAEDLTTSGEVTMLPNVYAEARELLDADRPLLVQGKIDQRDDQSGPEDAPKSAKILADKVLFLADAVQGSDQPVSLWIGERNAEDAHLNALKAVLQRYPGSTAVNLGLITRDSVVNLRLGNGWKVYPGRDFWKEIEAWQNGDAKLYKAANEE, from the coding sequence GTGGCCGAATTCGTTCACCTTCACGTCCATACAGAATACAGCCTTCTGGACGGCGCCATCCGCATCAACGACCTGCTCACCAGGGCCAAGGACCTGGGCATGCCCGCGGTGGCCATCACCGATCACGGGTCCATGTACGGGGCCGTGACCTTCTACACCGAGGCCAAGGCGCTCGGCATCAAGCCGATCATCGGCTGCGAGGTCTACGTGGCCCCCGGCGACCTGGACGACGAAGAGGCCCACCTGCGCAAGGAACAGGGCGGCGGCTACCACCTGGTGCTGCTGGCCAAGAACCAGCAGGGGTACAAGAACCTCATCAAGCTGGTCTCCATCGGCTACCTGGACGGGTTCTACTACAAGCCGCGCGTGTCCAAGCATCTGCTCAAGAAGTACTCCGAGGGGCTGATCGCCCTGTCCGCCTGCCTGGCCGGCGAGGTCCCCCGCAAGCTCATGAACGAAGGCGTGGACGCGGGCGCGGAGATGGCCCGGATCTACGAGTCCATCTTCCCCGGCAACTTCTACCTGGAGCTGCAGGACAACGGCATCGGCAAGCAGACCCGGCTCAACGAGCTGCTCGTCAAGTGCGCGGAGAAAACCGGGCTGCCCCTGGTGGCCACCAACGACTGCCACTACCTGACCGCCGAGGACTACGAGGCCCACGACACCCTGCTGTGCATCCAGACCCAGACCACGGTGGACGCGGAGAAGCGGTTCCGCATGGAGACCCGCGAGCTGTACTTCAAGACGCCGGAGGAGATGGAGCGGGCCTTCGCCCACGTGCCCGAGGCGATCCTGAACACCCAGCGCATCGCCGAGCAGTGCAACCTGGAGATCGAGCTCGGCAACTACTATTTCCCGCACTACGAGCTGCCCGAAGGCGTGTCCATGAACGAGGAGTTCGACCGCCTCTGCCGCGAAGGCCTCAAGCGGCGGCTCGCGACCCTGACCTACGAGGTGGACGAGGACAAGTACTGGAAGCGGCTGGACTACGAGCTGGGGGTCATCATCCAGATGGGGTTCCCGGCCTACTTCCTCATCGTCCAGGACTTCATCAACTGGGCCAAGGACAACCGCATCCCGGTGGGGCCGGGGCGCGGCTCGGCAGCCGGGTCCATCGTGGCCTGGTCGCTGAAGATCACCAACCTCGACCCGATCCCCTACGACCTGCTGTTCGAGCGATTCCTGAACGTGGAGCGCGTGTCCATGCCGGATATCGACGTGGACTTCTGCGAGCGCCGCCGCCTGGAGGTGGTCAAGTACTGCGCCGAGAAGTACGGCTTCGACCGCGTGGCCCAGATCACCACCTTCGGGACCATGAAGACCAAGGCGGTCATCAAGGACGTGGGCCGGGCGCTGGGCATGTCCTTCGGCGAGACCGACCGCATCGCCAAGCTCATCCCGGACGACCCCGGCATCATGGCCAAGCTCCTGGGCGTGGAAAAGGCCAAGATCACCGTGCCCAACGCGGTCAAGGGCGTGACCGAGCTGGACGACATGGTCGCCACCGACCCCAAGGTGGCCAAGCTCATCGACATTTCCACGAGGCTGGAGGGGCTGTGCCGCCACGCCTCGACCCACGCGGCGGGCGTGGTCATCTCGGACAAGCCCATGACCGAGTACCTTCCTCTCTACAAGGGGAAGAAGGGCGAAATCGTGACCCAGTTCGACATGAAGAAGGTCGAGAAGGTCGGGCTGATCAAGTTCGACTTCCTGGGGCTCAGGACCATGACCGTCATCGAGGACTGCCTGGACATCATCCGCGAGCAGGGCAAGAAGGCCCCGGACCTCGACACCCTGGCCCTGGACGACCCGGCCACCTTCGCCATCTTCGCCAAGGGCGACACGGACGGCATCTTCCAGGTGGAATCGTCCGGCATGCGCAAGTACCTGCGCATGCTCCGCCCGGACTGCTTCGAGGACATCGTGGCCATGCTCGCCCTGTACCGGCCCGGCCCCTTGGGGATGATCGGCGCGCACGGCGTGTCCATGGTCGACGAATTCATCATGCGCAAACACGGCGACATCGAAGTCACCTACCCGCACCCGTCCCTCACGGACACCCTGTCGCCCACCTACGGCGTCATGGTCTACCAGGAGCAGGTCATGGCCACGGCCATGACCATCGCCAACTACTCGCTCGGCGAGGGCGACCTGCTGCGCCGCGCCATGGGCAAGAAGATCGCCGAGGAGATGGCCAAGCAGCGCTCCCGGTTCCTGGAGGGCGCGCGCGAAAACAAGATCGACGAGACCGTGGCCAACGAGATCTTCGACACCATGGAGAAGTTCGCGGCCTACGGCTTCAACAAGTCGCACTCCGCGGCCTACGCGCTCATCTCCTACCACACCGCCTACCTCAAGGCGCATTTCCCGGTGGAGTTCATGGCCGCCCTGATGTCCACGGAAATGAACAACACCGAAAAAATCATCATGTACGTCAACGCCTGCCGCGACATGGAGATCAAGGTCCGCCAGCCGGACATCAACGCGGGCCAGGCCCGGTTCTCGGTCAAGGACGGGGAGATCCTGTTCGCCATGGCGGCCATCAAGAACGTGGGCGAGGAGGCGATCAACGAGATCGCCGCCGAGCGGACCGAGAACGGTCCGTTCAAGAACATCTTCGACTTCTGCGAGCGCGTGAACCTGCGCCGGGTGACCAAGCGGGTCCTGGAATCGCTGATCAAGGCGGGCGCGCTCGACTGCTTCTCCTGCTCCCGCCAGGCGTTGCTGGAGGACCTGGAAAAGGCCGTGGCGCTCGGCCAGAAAAAGGCCAAGGAGAAGGAGTCCGGCATGCTCAACATGCTGGACATGCTCGGCGGCGGGGCCAAGACGGAACCGGCCCACACCCCCACCTGCTCCCTGTGCGAGGAGTTCGACGACCGCGAGAAGCTCCAACTGGAGAAGGAGGTCCTCGGCTTCTTCCTGTCCGGCCATCCGCTGCTGGCCTACCGCCAGGACATGCACCGGCTGCGCACGGTCACCCTGGAGGAATGCAAGACCATCCCCAACGGCACCGAGGTGCGCGTGGCGGTCATCATCCCGGATTTCAAGCAATTCATCACCCGCAAGGGCGACCCCATGGCGTTCTGCACCGCCGAAGACCTGACCACCTCCGGCGAGGTCACCATGCTGCCCAACGTCTACGCCGAGGCGCGCGAGCTGCTCGACGCGGACCGCCCCCTGCTGGTCCAGGGCAAGATCGACCAGCGCGACGACCAGTCCGGGCCGGAGGACGCGCCTAAGTCCGCCAAGATCCTGGCCGACAAGGTCCTGTTCCTGGCCGACGCGGTCCAGGGCTCGGACCAGCCGGTGTCCCTGTGGATCGGCGAGCGCAATGCCGAGGACGCCCACCTGAACGCGCTCAAGGCGGTCCTCCAGCGCTACCCCGGCTCCACTGCCGTGAACCTCGGCCTGATCACCCGCGACTCGGTGGTCAACCTGCGGCTGGGCAACGGCTGGAAGGTCTATCCGGGCCGCGACTTCTGGAAGGAGATAGAGGCCTGGCAGAACGGCGACGCCAAGCTGTACAAGGCCGCGAACGAGGAATAG
- a CDS encoding nucleotide pyrophosphohydrolase — protein sequence MSKDTLTELNERHRRFVEDRRWQKHQTPKNLVMALTGEVGELNELFQWLTPEESRALPEDRKRRVAEEMADVLIYLVRLADETGIDLVAAAHEKCEINERKYPAESFRDGYLRPDDYKESK from the coding sequence ATGAGCAAAGACACCCTGACCGAACTCAACGAGCGGCACCGCAGGTTCGTGGAGGACCGCCGCTGGCAGAAGCACCAGACGCCCAAGAACCTGGTCATGGCGTTGACCGGCGAGGTGGGGGAGCTGAACGAGCTGTTCCAGTGGCTGACCCCGGAGGAGAGCCGGGCGCTGCCCGAGGACCGCAAGCGCCGCGTGGCCGAGGAGATGGCGGACGTGCTCATCTACCTGGTCCGGCTGGCCGACGAGACCGGCATCGACCTGGTTGCGGCGGCCCACGAAAAATGCGAGATCAACGAACGGAAGTACCCGGCCGAATCGTTTCGGGACGGGTACCTGCGGCCTGACGATTACAAGGAGTCCAAGTGA
- the queD gene encoding 6-carboxytetrahydropterin synthase QueD gives MPGKWKLTITQEFSASHQLRNYCGKCENMHGHNFGVEVVVEGDTLDEKVQYLLDFKDLKARTRTVLDKLDHKHLNDVECFTEINPSSENLAMFIYRNLKGNLPGHVSLVEVSVSEKGSSKATYWEE, from the coding sequence ATGCCCGGCAAATGGAAGCTGACCATAACGCAGGAATTTTCGGCCTCGCACCAGCTGCGCAACTATTGCGGCAAGTGCGAGAACATGCACGGCCACAACTTCGGGGTCGAGGTGGTGGTCGAGGGCGACACCCTGGACGAAAAGGTCCAGTACCTCCTCGATTTCAAGGACCTCAAGGCCCGCACCAGGACCGTGCTCGACAAGCTCGATCACAAGCACCTGAACGACGTGGAGTGCTTCACCGAGATCAACCCCTCGTCCGAGAATCTGGCCATGTTCATCTACCGCAACCTCAAGGGAAACCTGCCCGGCCACGTCTCCCTGGTGGAGGTCTCGGTCTCGGAAAAGGGCTCGTCCAAGGCCACCTACTGGGAAGAATGA
- the dtd gene encoding D-aminoacyl-tRNA deacylase encodes MRIVIQRVSRASVSVNETVVGEIGTGLLVLVGFGNADKADLPESPKWSKMLDKLINLRIFPDEEGKLNLSLTDISGDVMLISQFTLYADCKRGRRPSFTDACHPYIAESLFNRFVEDARGLAPAGFATGRFGAEMHLDFTNWGPVTIILDSDDL; translated from the coding sequence ATGCGCATCGTCATCCAACGCGTGAGCCGCGCCTCGGTCTCGGTGAACGAGACCGTGGTCGGCGAGATCGGCACCGGCCTGCTGGTCCTGGTCGGATTCGGCAACGCGGACAAGGCGGACCTGCCGGAATCCCCCAAATGGTCGAAGATGCTCGACAAGCTCATCAACCTGCGGATTTTCCCGGACGAGGAAGGCAAGCTGAACCTTTCGCTGACCGATATCTCCGGCGACGTCATGCTCATCTCCCAGTTCACGCTGTACGCAGACTGCAAGAGAGGCCGCCGCCCCTCCTTCACCGACGCCTGCCACCCCTACATCGCCGAGTCCCTGTTCAACCGGTTCGTGGAGGACGCTCGCGGGCTGGCCCCGGCCGGGTTCGCCACCGGGCGGTTCGGCGCCGAGATGCACCTGGACTTCACCAACTGGGGCCCGGTGACCATCATTCTCGATTCCGACGACCTCTAG